The following are encoded together in the Pseudomonas sediminis genome:
- a CDS encoding GGDEF domain-containing protein — translation MPLFNALLRALDPLHGVPEATRQAFACWYLQAKIPQIRYVAFLTTGLYLIYAAIEQNVETDQSVARLICHALLVPAALLSIGLLSFQPKRQPLMLGLLTAAPIFSVLANLYFNFGSPRFAFYAPEIYLNLMWTFAISGLTLKRAMLTSLVSLAAILLVTLEHSLTPGMQRLHLIWILASFSFGLLSAFLLEKAHKRMFLHQDSLALSASIDSLTGLWNRARTLHFLIEEVARANRYGTPFSVVLIDIDHFKSVNDTHGHAVGDSVLRQFAGLLRDGVRVMDKVGRLGGEEFLIILPENDAAHAERAMQALQKRINGFAFDRVQRKSASFGIAEYRPGESLDSLMERADQAMYLAKANGRDRIEIL, via the coding sequence GTGCCGTTGTTCAATGCCTTGCTGCGTGCGCTTGACCCTTTGCATGGAGTGCCAGAGGCGACTCGGCAGGCGTTCGCCTGCTGGTACCTGCAGGCGAAGATTCCGCAGATCCGCTACGTGGCGTTCCTTACCACCGGGCTGTATCTGATCTATGCCGCCATCGAGCAGAACGTCGAGACCGATCAGTCCGTCGCGCGGCTGATCTGTCATGCGTTGTTGGTGCCAGCGGCGTTGCTGAGCATCGGCTTGCTGAGTTTCCAACCCAAGCGACAGCCCTTGATGTTGGGGTTACTGACAGCCGCTCCAATTTTCTCGGTACTGGCCAACCTCTACTTCAACTTCGGTTCGCCGCGCTTTGCTTTCTACGCACCGGAGATTTACCTCAACCTGATGTGGACCTTCGCCATCTCCGGTCTCACGCTGAAGCGCGCGATGCTCACGTCGTTGGTTTCGCTGGCGGCGATCCTGCTGGTCACGCTGGAGCACTCGCTGACGCCCGGCATGCAGCGCCTGCACCTGATCTGGATTCTGGCGTCGTTCTCCTTCGGTCTGCTCAGTGCTTTTCTGCTGGAGAAGGCGCACAAACGTATGTTCCTGCATCAGGACAGTCTGGCCCTGAGCGCCAGCATCGACAGCCTGACCGGCCTGTGGAATCGCGCGCGCACTCTGCATTTTCTGATCGAGGAGGTGGCACGGGCCAATCGCTACGGCACGCCGTTCTCGGTGGTACTAATCGACATCGACCACTTCAAGAGCGTCAACGACACCCATGGCCATGCCGTGGGCGACAGCGTGCTGCGGCAGTTTGCCGGGTTGTTGCGCGACGGCGTGCGAGTCATGGACAAGGTCGGCCGGCTCGGCGGCGAGGAGTTTCTGATCATCCTGCCGGAGAACGATGCGGCGCACGCCGAGCGCGCCATGCAGGCTCTGCAGAAGCGCATCAACGGTTTCGCCTTCGACCGTGTGCAACGCAAGAGCGCCAGTTTCGGCATTGCCGAGTATCGCCCAGGCGAGAGCCTGGACAGCCTGATGGAGCGTGCGGACCAGGCGATGTACCTCGCCAAGGCCAATGGCCGCGACCGTATCGAGATACTGTGA
- the rlmF gene encoding 23S rRNA (adenine(1618)-N(6))-methyltransferase RlmF, translating to MPQPPKRPRKPTPAAVKTAPAKGELHPRNRHQGRYDFPALIKASPELGDFVINNPYGNASIDFANPAAVKVFNRALLTQYYGIRHWDIPDGYLCPPIPGRADYLHNLADLLATDNDGQIPRGAKVQALDIGVGANCIYPLIGHCEYGWQFLGADIADAALASARAIIRANPQLAGGIELRQQANTEHVFLGLLQSNEAVDLTLCNPPFHASADEATRGSTRKWRNLGKLDPKRKLPVLNFGGQAAELWCPGGEAAFLKRMANESAQVAEQVLWFSSLVSKGSHVELLQGWLAKSGALEVRILGMSQGQKQSRLVAWTFKNAEERSAWSKSRWR from the coding sequence ATGCCCCAGCCGCCGAAACGTCCCCGCAAGCCCACTCCCGCCGCTGTGAAAACCGCGCCGGCCAAGGGTGAGCTGCACCCGCGCAACCGCCACCAGGGGCGTTACGACTTCCCCGCGCTGATCAAGGCCAGCCCCGAGCTGGGCGACTTCGTCATCAACAATCCTTACGGCAATGCAAGCATCGACTTCGCCAACCCGGCAGCGGTCAAGGTGTTCAACCGCGCGCTGCTGACGCAGTACTACGGCATCCGCCACTGGGACATTCCCGATGGCTACCTGTGCCCGCCGATTCCCGGTCGCGCCGACTACCTGCACAACCTGGCCGACCTGCTGGCGACTGACAACGACGGGCAGATTCCCCGCGGCGCAAAGGTGCAAGCCCTGGATATCGGCGTCGGCGCAAACTGCATCTACCCACTGATCGGTCATTGCGAGTACGGCTGGCAGTTTCTCGGGGCCGATATCGCAGACGCGGCGCTGGCCTCTGCGCGCGCCATCATCAGGGCCAATCCGCAGTTGGCGGGTGGCATCGAATTGCGCCAGCAGGCCAATACCGAGCACGTATTTCTCGGTCTGCTGCAATCGAACGAGGCAGTCGACCTGACCCTGTGCAACCCGCCCTTCCACGCCAGCGCCGATGAAGCCACCCGTGGCAGCACGCGCAAGTGGCGCAACCTGGGCAAGCTCGACCCGAAACGCAAGCTACCGGTGCTCAACTTCGGCGGCCAGGCGGCCGAGCTATGGTGCCCCGGTGGCGAAGCCGCCTTTCTCAAGCGCATGGCCAACGAAAGCGCGCAAGTGGCTGAGCAGGTATTGTGGTTCAGCAGCCTGGTCTCCAAAGGCAGCCATGTGGAATTGCTACAGGGCTGGCTGGCCAAGTCAGGCGCGCTTGAGGTGCGTATTCTCGGAATGTCGCAGGGGCAGAAGCAGAGCCGCCTGGTGGCCTGGACGTTCAAGAATGCCGAAGAGCGCAGCGCTTGGAGCAAGAGTCGCTGGCGCTGA
- a CDS encoding hydrolase, whose product MLMRAKDSTLLVIDLQERLLPAIDGGAAVVEQATWLVQVAQRLRVPVIATEQYPKGLGYTEPGLHELLPGDGLREKIHFSATAGAGLFDLPGGERRQFVVCGTETHVCVLQTVMGLLAAGREVFVVDEAVGSRRPRDKALGLARMERAGAVIVSREMVAFEWLEQAGTELFREVSKGFIR is encoded by the coding sequence ATGCTGATGCGAGCGAAGGATTCCACCCTGCTGGTGATCGATCTGCAGGAGCGGCTGCTGCCAGCCATTGACGGTGGCGCGGCAGTGGTCGAGCAAGCCACCTGGCTGGTGCAAGTGGCGCAGCGCCTGCGCGTTCCGGTGATCGCCACCGAGCAGTATCCGAAGGGGCTGGGTTATACCGAGCCGGGCCTGCATGAGTTGCTGCCGGGCGATGGGTTGCGGGAGAAGATTCATTTTTCGGCAACCGCCGGGGCCGGGCTGTTCGACTTGCCCGGTGGCGAGCGCAGGCAGTTCGTCGTCTGCGGCACGGAAACCCATGTCTGCGTGCTGCAGACGGTAATGGGCCTGCTGGCGGCCGGGCGTGAAGTGTTCGTGGTCGACGAGGCGGTGGGATCGCGCCGGCCACGCGACAAGGCCTTGGGGCTGGCGCGCATGGAACGTGCCGGCGCGGTGATCGTCTCGCGTGAGATGGTCGCCTTCGAGTGGCTGGAACAGGCTGGCACCGAGCTGTTTCGCGAGGTCAGCAAGGGCTTTATTCGCTGA
- a CDS encoding SLC13 family permease yields MNPDLFWVLGLLAGAVTLFVIGKPRMDVVALLVLVALPLTGVLNLQQTLAGFSDANVILIAALFIIGDGLVRTGIAYRLGDWLVAKAGSSETRLLILLMLAVAGLGSVMSSTGVVAIFIPVVLGVAARLRIAPARLMMPLAFAGLISGLLTLVATPPNLVVHAELRRAGLDGFGFFDLTPIGLAVLVLGIGYMLIARRWLVRSEAGGNAEPPRLTLADLAERYRLSERERRLQVRADSPLANQVLNELQLRRDHGINVIAIERRQRLRTLLLMASGNTLLEPGDVLLVDIASPTIGLLGSYQALGLEPMPLPHSYFSLHAHELGLAEVALPPESQLPGKSIQELGFRSRHKLNVVGLRRQGQALEGVLVDEKLKASDTLLVAGAWRDIHRLQGLSRDFLVLSLPAEVAEVAPAARKAPYALLSLAVMVLLMVSGLLPNVQAALIACLLMGAFRCIDLDSAYRAIHWPTLILIVGMLPFAQALQQTGGVELAVQGLVGGLGDAGPHLILASLFVLTAVIGLFISNTATAVLMAPVAIATAQALGASPLPFAMTVALAASAAFMTPISSPVNTLVLGPGQYRFGDFVRIGVPFTLLVMIVSVLLVPLIFPL; encoded by the coding sequence ATGAATCCGGATCTGTTCTGGGTGCTAGGCCTGCTGGCCGGCGCCGTCACTCTTTTCGTCATCGGTAAGCCACGCATGGACGTGGTCGCCCTGCTGGTACTGGTCGCCCTACCGCTGACTGGCGTACTCAACCTGCAACAGACACTGGCCGGTTTCAGCGACGCCAACGTCATCCTCATCGCCGCGCTGTTCATCATCGGCGACGGTCTGGTGCGCACCGGCATCGCCTACCGCCTGGGTGACTGGCTGGTGGCCAAAGCGGGCAGCAGCGAAACGCGTCTGCTGATCCTGCTGATGCTGGCCGTGGCCGGCCTGGGTTCGGTGATGAGTTCCACCGGCGTGGTGGCAATCTTCATCCCCGTGGTGCTCGGTGTCGCCGCGCGCCTGCGCATAGCCCCGGCACGACTGATGATGCCACTGGCGTTTGCCGGGCTGATCAGCGGCCTGCTGACGCTGGTCGCTACACCGCCGAACCTGGTGGTGCATGCCGAACTGCGCCGTGCTGGGCTGGATGGTTTTGGCTTTTTCGATCTCACGCCCATCGGCCTGGCAGTGCTGGTGCTCGGCATCGGTTACATGCTGATCGCCCGACGCTGGCTGGTACGCAGCGAAGCAGGTGGCAATGCCGAGCCACCACGTCTGACCCTGGCCGACCTGGCCGAGCGCTATCGCCTCAGCGAGCGCGAGCGGCGCCTGCAGGTGCGCGCCGACTCGCCCCTGGCCAATCAGGTGCTCAACGAGCTGCAGTTGCGCCGTGATCATGGCATCAACGTCATCGCCATCGAACGCCGCCAGCGCCTGCGCACCCTGCTGCTGATGGCCAGTGGCAATACCCTGCTGGAACCGGGCGACGTACTGCTGGTGGATATCGCCAGCCCCACCATCGGCCTGCTCGGCAGCTACCAGGCGCTGGGCCTGGAACCCATGCCGCTGCCGCATTCGTATTTCAGCCTGCACGCCCATGAACTGGGCCTGGCCGAAGTGGCGCTGCCGCCGGAGTCGCAACTGCCGGGCAAGAGCATTCAGGAACTGGGCTTTCGTTCGCGGCACAAGCTCAACGTGGTTGGCCTGCGTCGTCAGGGACAAGCGCTGGAAGGCGTGCTGGTGGACGAGAAACTCAAGGCTTCAGACACCCTGCTGGTAGCCGGCGCCTGGCGTGATATACACCGCCTGCAGGGGCTGAGCCGCGATTTCCTGGTGCTCAGCCTGCCGGCGGAAGTGGCCGAGGTGGCACCTGCCGCACGCAAGGCGCCCTATGCATTGCTCAGCCTGGCGGTGATGGTGCTGCTGATGGTCAGCGGCCTGCTGCCCAACGTGCAGGCCGCACTGATCGCCTGCCTGCTGATGGGCGCGTTTCGCTGCATCGACCTGGACAGCGCCTACCGCGCCATCCACTGGCCGACGCTGATCCTCATCGTCGGCATGCTGCCTTTCGCCCAGGCGCTGCAGCAGACCGGAGGCGTCGAACTGGCGGTACAGGGCCTGGTCGGCGGTCTGGGTGATGCCGGGCCACATCTGATCCTGGCCAGCCTGTTCGTCCTGACCGCAGTGATTGGCCTGTTCATCTCCAACACCGCCACGGCGGTGCTGATGGCGCCGGTGGCCATCGCCACCGCGCAGGCGCTGGGCGCCTCGCCGCTCCCTTTCGCCATGACCGTCGCACTGGCTGCCTCGGCCGCGTTCATGACGCCGATCTCCTCGCCGGTGAACACTCTGGTGCTCGGCCCTGGCCAATACCGCTTCGGCGACTTCGTGCGCATCGGCGTGCCCTTCACCCTGCTGGTGATGATCGTCAGCGTGCTGCTGGTGCCGCTGATCTTTCCGCTGTAA
- a CDS encoding substrate-binding periplasmic protein produces the protein MHKALHYCLLWLLAGTCYGAQPTLTFCHEDQNAYPWVMTDGTGLNLELLNLVQQALALQVVYVAVPWKRCLSGMQQGLYDGAFAASVKSERLQMGHYPTNADGRPDAARRLHTSRYTLYRRIGSAVSWDGQRFSQVNGRVGSLSGFSIRDLLLAHGLEVDESSRDPLALLQMLVHGRVEAVALQTMRGDFVLQANPQLAQRVEKLPQLLEEKPYYLMLSNALLARDPELAERIWAEVQRQRESPAYLGRVATYMSRP, from the coding sequence TTGCACAAAGCGCTGCATTACTGCCTGCTCTGGCTATTGGCCGGCACCTGCTACGGTGCCCAGCCAACCTTGACGTTCTGTCATGAGGATCAGAACGCCTACCCTTGGGTGATGACCGATGGCACAGGCCTCAACCTGGAGCTGCTCAATCTGGTGCAGCAGGCGCTGGCATTGCAGGTGGTGTATGTAGCAGTGCCGTGGAAGCGCTGTCTGTCGGGCATGCAGCAGGGCCTCTATGACGGTGCTTTCGCTGCCAGCGTCAAATCCGAGCGGCTGCAGATGGGCCATTACCCCACCAATGCCGATGGCCGCCCGGATGCCGCCAGGCGTTTGCACACCTCGCGTTATACCCTGTACCGCCGTATCGGCAGCGCGGTGTCCTGGGACGGCCAGCGTTTCAGCCAGGTGAATGGCCGGGTCGGCTCGCTCAGTGGCTTCTCCATTCGCGATCTGCTGCTGGCGCACGGGCTGGAGGTGGATGAATCGAGTCGCGATCCACTGGCGCTGTTGCAGATGCTGGTGCACGGTCGGGTCGAGGCCGTTGCCTTGCAGACCATGCGTGGCGATTTCGTCTTGCAGGCCAATCCGCAGTTGGCTCAGCGGGTGGAGAAACTACCGCAACTGCTCGAGGAAAAGCCCTATTACCTGATGCTGTCCAACGCGCTGCTGGCGCGTGACCCCGAGTTGGCCGAACGAATCTGGGCCGAGGTGCAGCGTCAGCGCGAGTCGCCGGCCTATCTGGGGCGGGTGGCGACTTACATGTCGCGGCCCTGA
- a CDS encoding SLC13 family permease: protein MTFAAWLTLGLFVLTYLGMAAGGVRGLRIDRSWIACCAAVLLLVSGALSMEDAAHHLDPGALLLLLALMLISAQFDFSGVYAWLNLYLTEHAERPAVLLMGVVLLGGLLSAVLVNDIVAFALTPLLCRSLHLRGLEPRPFLLALALSCNAGSAASLIGNPQNILIGQAGGLDFWGYVAVAGPPAVIAMAIVYAVIWLQWRHRWGEARPLTADDTPVEHIYGAHSYLKPLLASLALLALFATALPRELSALLMAVLVMVSRRVDSRDYVNKVDWNLLLLFVGLFLVSGAALQLPQMTQGATWLAEHGLLPQGVISLATSSLLASNLIGNVPFVVLLLGLMPELSHSVLIGLALMSTLAGNLLLIGSVVNLIVAEGAKRQGVRLGFVDYARSGVPVTLLSMTVAGLWLVLGGWLPW, encoded by the coding sequence ATGACCTTCGCTGCCTGGCTGACCCTCGGCCTTTTCGTTCTCACCTACCTGGGCATGGCCGCTGGCGGCGTTCGCGGCCTGCGTATCGACCGCAGCTGGATCGCCTGCTGCGCGGCAGTGCTGTTGCTGGTCAGCGGTGCGCTGAGCATGGAGGATGCGGCCCATCATCTCGACCCCGGCGCGTTGTTGCTGCTGTTGGCGTTGATGCTGATCTCGGCGCAGTTCGATTTTTCCGGGGTGTATGCCTGGCTCAACCTCTACCTGACCGAGCATGCCGAGCGCCCGGCTGTGCTGCTGATGGGCGTGGTGCTGCTGGGTGGCTTGCTCTCGGCGGTGCTGGTCAACGACATCGTCGCTTTCGCCCTGACTCCGCTGCTGTGTCGCAGCCTGCATCTGCGCGGGCTGGAGCCGCGGCCGTTTCTGCTGGCGCTGGCGTTATCGTGCAATGCCGGCTCGGCAGCGAGCCTGATCGGCAACCCGCAGAACATTCTCATTGGCCAGGCCGGTGGTCTGGATTTCTGGGGGTATGTGGCCGTGGCTGGGCCACCGGCAGTGATCGCGATGGCCATCGTTTATGCGGTGATCTGGCTACAGTGGCGTCATCGCTGGGGTGAGGCCAGGCCGCTGACCGCGGACGATACGCCGGTCGAGCATATCTACGGCGCGCACAGCTATCTCAAGCCGCTGCTGGCCAGCCTGGCGCTGCTGGCGCTGTTCGCCACGGCGCTGCCGCGCGAGCTATCGGCGCTGTTGATGGCGGTGTTGGTGATGGTGTCGCGGCGGGTGGACAGCCGCGACTACGTGAACAAGGTGGACTGGAACCTGCTGTTGCTGTTCGTGGGCTTGTTCCTGGTCAGCGGCGCCGCGCTGCAGTTGCCGCAAATGACGCAGGGAGCCACCTGGCTGGCCGAGCACGGGTTGTTGCCGCAGGGCGTGATTTCGCTGGCGACCTCGTCGCTGCTGGCGAGCAACCTGATCGGCAACGTGCCCTTCGTGGTGTTGCTGCTGGGGCTGATGCCGGAACTGTCGCATTCGGTGCTGATCGGCCTGGCGCTGATGTCGACCCTGGCCGGCAACCTGCTATTGATCGGCAGCGTGGTCAACCTGATCGTCGCTGAAGGGGCGAAGCGTCAGGGCGTCAGGCTTGGTTTCGTCGATTATGCGCGCAGCGGCGTACCGGTGACGCTGCTGAGCATGACGGTGGCCGGGTTGTGGCTGGTGTTGGGTGGCTGGTTGCCCTGGTAA
- a CDS encoding substrate-binding periplasmic protein: MAHLLRDLLAEEGYRVEFTFLPWPRAYAEAAAGRFDATAVWMHKTEREADFLFSAPLLNEQFVFFHLKTQPFDWQRFDDLSGMTLGGGLEYSYGPAFDAFLAEGNVRIERVSSDRQNFEKLLKERVVLYPQELNVGYAALRNEFSSADAERITHHPKPLLVNLSYLMLPKRLAQSEALRERFNARLQQFRDDGRYQKYFDDLQAGHYQPVPEDAAP, from the coding sequence GTGGCCCATCTGCTGCGCGACCTGCTGGCCGAGGAAGGCTACCGTGTCGAATTCACGTTCCTGCCCTGGCCCCGCGCTTACGCCGAAGCCGCCGCAGGCCGGTTCGACGCCACCGCGGTATGGATGCACAAGACCGAGCGTGAGGCCGACTTTCTCTTCAGCGCCCCACTGCTCAACGAACAGTTCGTGTTCTTCCACCTGAAAACCCAGCCGTTCGACTGGCAGCGCTTCGACGACCTCAGCGGCATGACCCTCGGCGGCGGCCTGGAATACAGCTACGGGCCGGCGTTCGATGCCTTTCTCGCCGAAGGCAATGTGCGCATCGAACGAGTGTCCAGCGACCGGCAGAACTTCGAGAAGCTGCTCAAAGAGCGCGTGGTGCTCTACCCGCAGGAGCTCAACGTCGGCTACGCCGCGCTGCGTAACGAGTTCTCCAGCGCCGATGCCGAGCGCATCACCCACCATCCCAAGCCGCTGCTGGTCAACCTCAGTTACCTGATGCTGCCCAAGCGCCTGGCGCAGAGCGAAGCGCTACGCGAACGTTTCAACGCTCGCCTGCAACAATTCCGCGACGACGGCCGTTACCAGAAGTACTTCGACGACCTGCAGGCTGGCCACTACCAACCCGTGCCGGAAGATGCCGCGCCATAA
- a CDS encoding winged helix-turn-helix domain-containing protein yields the protein MQTSKTRTSFYRRLYVAWLIDSGQAVSVPALMDATGMPRRTAQDTLTALAELDIDCQFEQNEGERNNAGHYQIRDWGPIDKRWIAANLQQIKTTLGYP from the coding sequence ATGCAGACGAGCAAGACCCGCACCAGCTTCTACCGCCGCCTCTACGTGGCCTGGCTGATCGACAGCGGCCAGGCTGTCAGCGTGCCGGCACTGATGGACGCCACCGGCATGCCCCGGCGCACCGCACAGGACACCCTCACCGCCCTCGCCGAGCTGGATATCGACTGCCAGTTCGAGCAGAACGAGGGCGAACGCAACAACGCCGGTCACTACCAGATTCGCGACTGGGGGCCGATCGACAAGCGTTGGATCGCCGCTAACCTGCAGCAGATCAAAACCACGCTCGGTTATCCCTGA
- a CDS encoding AAA family ATPase, with translation MKILSLRLKNLNSLKGEWKIDFAAEPFAGSGLFAITGPTGAGKTTLLDAICLALYHRTPRMSTLSASGNELMTRHTADCLAEVEFEVKGQGYRAFWSQRRARDKVDGALQAPKVELARIADGEILTDKIREKESLTAELTGLDFERFTKSMLLAQGGFAAFLEANANQRAELLEELTGTEVYGQISQQVYERTKAAEQALGLLKSRAQGMELLDEAQRAELQAEAERLAQEQAPLQAEQQTLLAGQRWREALQRAEQQAGEAAQGLEQAQQRQAAAADDLQRLAASEPAARLQPLHQAWQQAQHDSQQAEHGLFALREQMQMCAERERQALWQASHHAGHWREQRHVALTQAQHQHAEVQAWLNERSSHARLGELLSGWDERFTQRAKAEQALQTAQTRQSESAVQLTTLQRQRDEQGVRLTTLQLQVQQARDAEGQQQGALQALLGDAGEAGLRQDWQRLQARSRVFDRLQQLAQSREALAVQLAELPPRLAELQRRQAHKNTEINALRERYKALKQQVADKEKLLEQEKRIQDLEAYRARLQPGDACPLCGSHEHPAISQYQALNVSATEQALVQCRSELAELESQGANLRDELTRLAAQIEQVQQQQAQAEAQLLPLDQQWQQQLSEHDIRLQDVAELTGVQQQHEQELAALQARLEAAQAQQTELQRLRELRESAEREQAEAKRQQAVLSRDLDNTQARLAEQLAHLNALQTELAQQAQELLASLQGFASELPADGSGWLMQQKAAWHAWQQTQAREQQLLELTREAQRQLDEAQTQAEHWQQRWQDAGAPGLATPEPPADPQQALRESAERLAATLRERDGLAGSQQAQEALLAREQQRLQSCQQAWQQALLSSPFADQAAFEAALLSEDERQRLVQLKVDLERAHTQAATLLAAAQAEVQRLSAEAQTALSPEQLAEQLQTLQKRLRALSERQGELRAQLQADEARRSSQQALFAEISAQESEQGLWQQLNGLIGSADGAKFRKFAQGLTLDHLIHLANRQLTRLHGRYQLARKGSGELELEVRDTWQADVARDCRTLSGGESFLVSLALALALSDLVSHKTSIDSLFLDEGFGTLDGETLEVALDALDNLNASGKTIGVISHVEAMKERIPVQLRVHKGVGLGYSRLDARFAVKEGA, from the coding sequence ATGAAAATCCTCAGCCTGCGCCTCAAGAACCTCAACTCCCTCAAGGGTGAATGGAAGATCGACTTCGCTGCCGAGCCTTTCGCCGGTAGCGGTCTGTTCGCCATCACCGGGCCAACCGGGGCGGGCAAGACCACTTTGCTCGACGCCATCTGCCTGGCGCTGTACCACCGCACACCGCGTATGAGCACGCTGTCGGCCAGCGGTAATGAGCTGATGACGCGGCACACCGCCGATTGCCTGGCCGAAGTCGAGTTCGAGGTTAAAGGGCAGGGCTACCGCGCCTTCTGGAGCCAGCGCCGCGCGCGGGACAAGGTCGACGGTGCGCTGCAGGCGCCCAAGGTGGAGCTGGCGCGTATCGCCGATGGCGAAATTCTCACCGACAAGATTCGCGAGAAGGAAAGCCTGACCGCTGAACTGACCGGCCTGGATTTCGAGCGTTTCACCAAGTCCATGTTGCTCGCTCAGGGCGGCTTCGCGGCGTTTCTCGAGGCCAATGCGAACCAGCGAGCCGAGCTGCTGGAGGAGCTGACCGGCACCGAGGTCTATGGGCAGATATCCCAGCAGGTTTACGAACGCACCAAGGCCGCCGAACAGGCACTGGGCCTGCTGAAAAGCCGCGCCCAGGGCATGGAGCTGCTGGATGAGGCGCAGCGTGCCGAATTGCAGGCCGAAGCCGAGCGCCTGGCGCAGGAACAGGCCCCGTTGCAGGCTGAGCAACAAACGCTGCTGGCTGGGCAGCGCTGGCGTGAGGCGCTACAGCGAGCCGAGCAACAAGCCGGCGAGGCAGCGCAAGGGCTGGAGCAGGCCCAGCAACGTCAGGCTGCTGCGGCCGATGACTTACAGCGTCTGGCCGCCAGCGAGCCGGCAGCGCGTTTACAACCGCTGCACCAGGCCTGGCAGCAAGCGCAGCACGACAGTCAGCAGGCCGAGCACGGTCTGTTCGCACTGCGTGAGCAGATGCAAATGTGTGCCGAGCGTGAACGTCAGGCGCTGTGGCAGGCCAGCCATCATGCGGGGCACTGGCGTGAGCAGCGGCACGTCGCGTTGACGCAAGCGCAGCACCAGCACGCCGAGGTGCAAGCCTGGCTGAACGAGCGCAGTTCGCATGCGCGCCTGGGCGAGTTGCTCAGTGGTTGGGACGAGCGCTTCACGCAACGGGCCAAGGCTGAGCAGGCGCTGCAGACAGCGCAAACGCGCCAGAGCGAATCCGCGGTACAACTGACGACGTTGCAGCGCCAGCGTGACGAGCAGGGTGTGCGTCTGACCACGCTACAACTGCAGGTGCAGCAGGCGCGTGACGCCGAGGGGCAGCAGCAGGGCGCCTTGCAGGCTCTGCTGGGGGATGCCGGTGAGGCAGGCTTGCGCCAGGACTGGCAGCGCCTGCAAGCGCGCAGTCGGGTGTTCGACCGCCTGCAGCAATTGGCGCAGAGCCGCGAGGCCTTGGCCGTACAACTGGCCGAGCTGCCACCGCGCCTGGCTGAGCTGCAGCGCCGACAGGCGCACAAGAACACCGAGATCAACGCCCTGCGCGAGCGTTACAAGGCACTCAAGCAGCAGGTCGCCGACAAGGAAAAATTGCTGGAGCAGGAAAAACGCATTCAGGATCTGGAGGCCTATCGCGCCCGCCTGCAACCGGGCGACGCTTGCCCGCTGTGCGGCTCGCACGAGCATCCGGCGATCAGTCAGTACCAGGCGCTGAACGTCTCGGCCACTGAGCAGGCGCTGGTGCAGTGCCGCAGTGAGTTGGCTGAGCTGGAGAGCCAGGGCGCCAACCTGCGTGATGAGCTGACCCGTCTCGCCGCGCAGATCGAGCAGGTGCAGCAACAACAGGCTCAGGCCGAGGCGCAATTGCTGCCGTTGGATCAGCAGTGGCAGCAGCAACTGAGCGAACATGACATCCGCCTGCAGGACGTCGCTGAGCTGACAGGTGTGCAGCAGCAGCACGAGCAGGAATTGGCTGCGCTCCAGGCGCGCCTGGAAGCGGCGCAAGCACAGCAAACCGAGCTGCAGCGCCTGCGCGAGTTGCGCGAAAGCGCTGAGCGCGAGCAGGCCGAGGCAAAGCGGCAGCAGGCAGTACTCAGTCGTGATCTGGACAACACCCAGGCGCGCCTGGCCGAGCAACTGGCGCATCTGAACGCGCTGCAGACTGAATTAGCGCAACAGGCCCAAGAACTGCTTGCCAGCCTGCAGGGCTTCGCCAGCGAGCTGCCGGCCGACGGCTCAGGCTGGTTGATGCAGCAGAAAGCCGCCTGGCACGCCTGGCAACAGACGCAGGCGCGTGAGCAGCAGTTGCTCGAACTCACGCGCGAGGCGCAACGACAACTGGACGAAGCTCAGACGCAGGCCGAGCACTGGCAGCAGCGTTGGCAGGACGCAGGTGCGCCGGGTCTGGCGACCCCGGAACCGCCAGCCGATCCGCAGCAGGCCCTGCGTGAATCCGCCGAGCGGTTGGCCGCGACCCTGCGTGAACGTGATGGCCTCGCTGGCAGCCAGCAAGCCCAGGAAGCCTTGCTGGCGCGTGAGCAGCAACGTCTGCAAAGCTGTCAGCAGGCTTGGCAACAGGCGCTGCTGAGCAGCCCCTTCGCCGATCAGGCGGCGTTCGAAGCGGCGCTGTTGAGTGAGGATGAACGCCAGCGTTTGGTGCAACTCAAGGTGGATCTCGAGCGTGCGCACACCCAGGCCGCGACCCTGCTGGCGGCGGCTCAGGCCGAGGTGCAGCGCCTCTCGGCAGAAGCGCAAACCGCCTTGAGCCCGGAGCAGTTGGCCGAGCAGCTCCAGACATTGCAGAAACGCTTGCGCGCCCTGAGCGAGCGTCAAGGTGAGCTGCGCGCGCAGTTGCAGGCCGACGAGGCGCGGCGCAGCAGCCAGCAGGCACTGTTCGCCGAAATCAGTGCGCAGGAGAGTGAGCAGGGCCTGTGGCAACAGCTCAACGGCCTGATCGGCTCGGCCGACGGTGCCAAGTTCCGCAAGTTTGCCCAGGGCCTGACCCTCGATCACCTGATCCACCTGGCCAACCGCCAACTGACGCGCTTGCATGGACGCTATCAATTGGCGCGCAAGGGCAGCGGCGAACTCGAGCTGGAGGTGCGCGACACCTGGCAGGCCGATGTGGCGCGCGATTGCCGCACGCTGTCCGGCGGCGAGAGTTTCCTGGTCAGCCTGGCGCTGGCGTTGGCGCTGTCCGATCTGGTCAGCCACAAGACCAGTATCGACTCGTTGTTCCTCGATGAAGGTTTCGGCACGCTCGATGGGGAAACCCTGGAGGTGGCGCTCGATGCCTTGGACAACCTCAACGCCAGCGGCAAGACCATCGGCGTGATCAGTCACGTCGAGGCGATGAAGGAGCGTATTCCCGTGCAGTTGCGGGTGCACAAGGGCGTCGGTCTCGGTTACAGCCGGCTCGATGCGCGTTTTGCGGTGAAGGAAGGAGCGTAG